The Elgaria multicarinata webbii isolate HBS135686 ecotype San Diego chromosome 15, rElgMul1.1.pri, whole genome shotgun sequence sequence GCATGCTGGGAGGGGAGCTTTCTCTGTTGAATGTCTACCTGTTTTGCAGCAATGCAAGGTACAGGAGCTGCGAGACTTTTCCAGGAAGTGTTTTGGGGCCCTCCAAAGGGCTTCTCTGCCCATTGCTCAACTGGGCAGACTAGCTTGCAGGGAGAAGCAAAGGCCAGCCCTGGTCTTGCGCTTTGTAACTGGCTTCCCTCATTGAAGAGAGAACATTTGCTGTGgttgttttccttctctctctctctctctctctctctctctctctctctcacacacacacacacacacacacacacacacacacacacacacacccctctatcaATGTTATCAAACACAAATGGTTCTTTTTGAAGCAAAGCAATCCAGACATTTGGCACACATAACAAGCACACCAGTCTTATTGTTTAGTTTAGGGCAAGTGTCAACACGGCCTGCAAGATGCCCTCATGTGCTCCGAGGACTTCAGCTCATGCAGTCTTTCCTCAGGCTCCTGGCCTCTGGAGGATCCAAAGCGAGTCCTTGCGTGCAAGTAAAAGGGAATCAGTGCACAAGGGGATTACCTTTGGGGTAGAAGTCCATTTCGAATTTTCGCTCTGGACAGGGCTGCCTCCTTGCCCactggcatttttggggtggggagtcagGGGGCAACCCTTGCTCCATGTACAAGGCGTGTGCTGTTTCATGTGTTGGATTTCACCTCCtcctctgtgtgtgcatgctgtACCTATGCCAGAACTTCAATCCAAAAAACATAGGGAAGGAACTTACTTCAGCCTCAGGGCTAAATGCAATtccaggagccacattccagcagtccttggggccatatatatatatatatatatatatatatatatatatatatatatatatatatatatatatatatatataaaaatataaataccagcgtgttttagcttaaagctcttacagccaatAACTAcgctttagaagaggcatttcaacctctgagAATAAGGAAAAATCTGCCCCATCCTTGCCTTACAGCAAGGGTTGTTCTCCGTGGTACTGTCAGAATAAAAGGcctcaggttcagtccccagtatctccagcCAGGGATTGTAGAAGCCTCCTTGcagaagccctggagagctgctcagTTAGACTGATATGATGATGGCTTGCCTCACTGCAAGGAAGCATGCTACATTCCTGTTTGCATTTCAAAGTCAAGGACTGCAATATCCAAAGGAAGGTACAGCAGAACTGACTGTCAAGTCGCAGCAATGCAAAAGGATATAGTAACCTTTAGCCAGAAACCATGTATGGCTTTTAGTGATTTTGCAAAAGGATGTCTTTGCAACTAGCTGGGACAGGCAATGAAGAGCTGGTTGTTGTACAGAACCTAGAATGAATAACCTGACGGAGAGATATGCTTTGGACCGACCAAAGAACTCGTATCAGCAGGTTGTAGTAACATGGGACCATCACCTTAGCTGGCTTCACAGTGGGCTGATAATAGCCCTGTCGTAAAAGCAGCAACTGGAAAAACCTTGTCAGATCAGAGAACGGGTGAAGCGTAGAAAGGCTGTGAGCGTACCAACCAACAGGGACTCTGGGAAACCAGAGACAATCTCGCTTTCTTGCTGCAGGGATGGAAATGCCATGGAGTGGGGGGCAGGGCACAACTGCAAAGCCCCACCCTGAGGAAAGCTGCAGTCAGCCCTTTAAAAGACGTGCCAAAATTTAGAAAAGCAGAAGTCCAAGGGTTTGATGGAGATCTCAAACCATTACAAGTCTGTAGGAATCTGCAGACCTGTTGTAGTATATTGCAAATGATaaaagggagcttcggctattgagcagtataaaaatgcaattaattattatatatatttttaaaaagtgtttgtcCTGCTGGTGAACTGACTCATTGGGACTCCaatcctttccctcaaaaaagTTACCAAGTTCTGGACTTGGTTGAAGCCATCTCAGGATTCAGCTCACAGACAAAAAGGGCCAAGAGCTGTCCCCATGCAGCTGAATTCTACAGCTTGCCAGCAAATACTCCTTGAGTGAAATTCCAGGTGCCGATTACAAATCCCAGGGGCTGAGTGCCAAGTTACCTGACCTACCCTTTGCCTGGGCATTCCACTTTTATCTGTTATGTCCGATCACGGAGAGCGCAAAGCATGGCAGCTGCAGCTGGTATCAATCAACCTCAATATACTGTGTAGAATCTCCCTGAGAATAGGCCCATAGACCAGATACAGCAAAGCACTTGTATTTTAGGCCCTTGAGTGAACTGCTTGCCACTTCCCGAGGAAGACAACGCTGTTGCGTGTTGTGCCAGAAGAGGGTTGGCGGCTGTGAAGCCTCTGCCGAACAAGCAGCGCATGCTCCTGCACATGCATGTTCCTCGCTTCGCCGCTGCCTTTGCCCCATCACTTCCCACCAAGGGCAGCTTGGAAGGTGAGGCCACATTGCACACCTTTTGCCACATGATCCTTAGCAGAAACCAAGGATGTTCGTCTGAGATCCTGCTTAGAAACTTGCTACAATTTGAAGCTCCGGCTGTTGCCGCCATGCAGTTAATAGTATAGAGAATGTGGGCATCGTGAGCAGAACATAAACGCCTGCAATGCTGGTATGAACATGTCTTCTATACAGAGAGCCCATTATGGGTCCTTCTAACCTACTGAtctctattctgactggcagtagctctccagggaaATTAAGCAGATATCTGCCTTGACCCGCTGGCCTCAGGCCCCTTTAGCTGGAAATGCCAAGGACGGAACCTGGGACTTTCCGCATACCAGGcatatgctctgccactgagctatgactcccccccctcccatgcccCCGCTTAATACTTGCTGCATACCAACTCCATCCTCCAGCAGCTCCGCCCACACATAATGCGCAGCCATACATAGGAAACCGTTTCCCTTTCCGTCACCCACATGAGAGGCATAACTTCCTccaccccctgctgccccacatCTAGGTTGAGGCCGGTGACGCTCGTTCAGAATCTTACATACCGCAAGTCGTGGTTTCAGCTGCCAGCAGCTCTGTCGTGTGAGAATCTTGTGAAGAGCACCGCTGACCAGGGCAGGCAAGCTGGATGAACTTTGAGCAGTCCTGGTGCCCCCTCTTCCCCTCCAGCACACTGTTTATATATAGGGCCCAGTTCTTACGGTAAAAGGTTATCCAGTCTGGCTCTTATCTTGAATCACTAAACTGGTTCAGACAACAGCCAGTGGCGTTTTTCTAGGATACCTCTAGGCAGCTGCTGCGGTGCTTGATCAAGTCACTGTGAAAACTGGCTTTATCCGATACTTACTCCCAACAGACCTTTTGCTCAACCAAAGATTACAGCACCAGTGAGCCCCCATTACCAGCAGACACCCCCCCATATGCACTATGATGGGACAACCCCCGGCAATTATCCTAGGATTGGAGACCAAAGGATCACCAGCAATTGTGCGAGCAATGCTTAGTACAGTCCTAGAAGGTGGAAGTACAGGGAGAAATGAGGAGCTGCGTTGTGAAATAAGATTTCCCAATACCCTGCACAGTTCTTTGCCTGATCCCTGCTAGGACCGTGCAAATAAGTAGGTGTGTCTGTTTACTTGATTTATTTCAAGTTTAGATCCCAAAGCAAGGAGCTGCAGTCTTGCTTCTGCCTCTAATTTGTCACCGACTCACACCCCTTCCATTTTCCAGATCAACACAAACGAAGAAGCAGGCTTTTGCACACTCTCAACTTCCCTCCAAAATCAATTTATCCAGCTCTGAGTAACTCAGATTTGAGGTTACTTTGCTCGTGCTCACAATCTCCTTCCCCGCAGCAATATGTGCATGAACAGACCCAGGAAAGGACAACGGGGCAGATGCCCACAAGCAAACCACTCTTTCCCACTCTCAAACAAATCTCAGGTGGGGATGGGACGTCTCCTTTCTCCACCTCATCTTTGCCCCGAGGATAGAACCTATATACAAGTTCATTCATTCCAGCTTGTCAAGATGTGTTCCTAACTCATAGAATTCAGGACACAGATATTTGGTCACCTACACAAAGGAAGGTTATCAGCTTCACAGCAGCAGGAAAGGGGCcaagggggggcggggcggggacaTTTTGAAGCACGGAGCCTCGGGCCTTCTGTCAGACTGAAGATCTGGCCGCCATTTCCATGAGACGCAGAACGGCGGCGGCAGATTCTCCCTCTAGTGACCAAATTCCAGAAATGCACCAGCCCAAGAAACAGAGGAGACTGCACACCAGATGAAAAAGGCTTAAAATCccttttaataatgcattccTGTAACAATCTTTAGACAAACTCAACCTGTTAGTGGACGATTACAGCTCAGGTTCACACATAAAGTCTCATACTTCTACACAAGACAGGCAAAGTTAGGGTTATATAAACAATTGCTTCAATTGAGTCTTCAACAggaaactgttttgttttgtccaATAGATTGTACTTTTCTAccagtaaaaaataaagaatGGTACAACACATTGAATAATTCATCCCCCAAATCGCCACCACCACTACCTGGCCCTCTTGGCTGCACCAGCGAGCTACagtaaagggggaaaaaatggtcCAGAGGGAAAAGTAAAAAGCtacgtttctttaaaaaaaaactaaccccctccccctcccctctcccctctcccctctcccactaCATGATAAGCCATTTGAAGCTACAGACATGTACAGACCCACTGGCCCCGCCCCAATGCTCTGGAGAAATGCCTTTGGAGGGCTGGGTGAGGGCAGAGTCGGCCTCCAATTGTGGCCGAGTCAGCTGGGGGGCTGAACCTGTGCTGAGGTGCCATTGGGAATGGGAGAGACATCAGGGTCCTAGCCTGGCCTCACACACTACACAGCTACTGAAGCCGCCCAGGATCCGTTTTCACATTGCGTTTTGCAGGAATGCACCTTGTGGCGCCGACTAAACCCTTTAACAAAATCTGGCTGGGTACCCTTTTGCCATGGCCGGTCCCCTGGGGCCCAAGGAAAGCCTTTGAGGGTCTCTCTGGAGGGAACGGCCAGGGCACTGACCACCACCCCCCTTTTAGTATCGGCGACGCTTGTTTGGGCCAAAATCCCCCCCAGGAGCTCCTCCTCTGTTGAATCCTGGTGTGCTTCCTCCCATAGTTCCAAGTCCTTCCATTGCAGTGCCCTGGCCGAAGCGATCGGTGGGTGGTGGCGGAGTCTTGCATGGAGCGAAAGGGAGGGGAAAGCTTGGGTTAGGAACATCCCTCAAGACCGATTGCAACCCTACAGACCCCTCAAACCCTCCCATTAGGAAGCCCTTCCCTGCTTTGCAAGACGCTCCAGGTCATAAGAAGGCAGAGAACTGCCTTCCTGAATGCGGTGCccgccatatgttttggactttaacttccatgtgccccagccagcagaggcaATGGTCAGCAATcctaggagttgcagtctaaacGTTCTTGCTGGTATctagttgggggaggctggcttaAGCTGAAAGGCTGCTTAAGGGACAGGATGCCACAGAAGCAACACCTGAACTTCCAGACGTAAGAGCTCCAGTGCGGCTCACATAACTCTTCTATAGGCTGGAAGCGTCTCTCTGCCCTCAGACTCCAAAATAAGGCCCAATTAGCAAATAGCTCAAGGAATACCATGAGGCAGGAGGAGTACATACCAGTGACACCAATATATCACTACCCATTGGCTCTCCAGACAAGATGAGGAAGGGACAAGGCACCTGCCCTGTGTTTCAGCACCTGTGTCATCTGGCAGTGTTAAACCCCTCTATTCACCCATAGCAGCTGGTGGAAACTACTGTGCTAGAACaacgcaagaagagccctgatgctgcatcagaccaaggtctatctaattccgcattctgttcacacagtggttcatcaggtgcctgtgggaaacccacaaggagaagATGAGTGTAACTGCAGCACTCCTTATCCCACGGCTCAGGTTCCTcaacaactggtatacacagccgtactgcctctgataccggaggtaacatataaccctcaagaggcttattctccatgaattgatctcatcccccttttaaagctgtccaaatcgTTGGCCATCCCTACACTTACACAAACCTGGTTTTGTGTCTCATTCTTCAGCAAGCGTGCCCAGCTAGGTAAATGGGACGCCTCAGCACTACGCAAGCCTGCCTCGTGCTGTACTTGCAAACTTCTTGAAACACGGAAATCCCATTAGCACGTCAAAACCCACTACAGCTGCAGGCAGGAATTCTACTCCCTAGCAGCCTCTGACATATAGGGGAGCAAGCCAAGTATGCCATGTCTTGTGACACAAGGAAACAAATGCTAGGAATTCACCCAAGCAAAGTGGAGGCAAGCTGCAGATCCCCTGCACTGGGTAGCTTGATTTCCTTGCTCAAGCTATCCATAACGCATTTTTGTGCCGTTCCGTGGGTTGTAAAAGTACTTATTCATAAAGAGGAAGGAGAGTGCACACGTGCTCAGGCCCTTTCTTAGCAAAGGAGCTTGCAATAATTCCAAATCAACTCCCTCCCAATTCTTATGAATTCTGAGCTTACCATTCCCATAGCTCCATCAGGAATCATCGGCCCAGGACCAGTTGCCGGTGGGGGTCCTGCTGGAACACTGGTGCCCCCCATTGTCCCTCGGTTGTTCATGCCTATCGCACCTGAAAGGAAAAGCAAGGAGTGCTCCAGATGCGCAGTGCACCCCTGAATGCAACGCACCCGCAACAGCCCTAATTAAGCCCAGAGCTTCAGCAGCCACCTCACCACGACAGAGCTGACTATTTActaaacatctggacagcaccatctCTCTCTTCTGAAGCACGTGGATGCTGGTGCCCCGGCTCCATTCGAACCCAGCTGCAATTCCCTTCTTGCAGATATTCCTGCCGGTTGAGAGCACTTTAATTCCTGGCCCACCCAGAGTTCAGCTACATGCCGAATCAATCGCTTGCAGCCATCACATAGGGAAGCATATAAATAAGACATGCTCTAGATCGAAACACTTCTAGAAAACAATGGCAACTTACCTCCCATGCCCATTTGTCCCATTCGCATATCTGGAGGTTCCCTctgaaacagacaaacaaacctgCCTCAATTGCCATCACTTATATCTTTCATTCCTTCTCGGAGTAGGAAAGAAGCTCCCCTCTCCCGCTTACAGATGGGGATGGAAATTCTGCTAGCAGCCCCCCCCCCGTGCAAAAGATGACCCCCCTACCGCATCGGGGTAGGCCCCCTTAAATCCTTCTTGCTGTCGCCTCATCATCTCCTCCTGCTGCCTCCTCATCTCTTCCTCACGGCGTCTGCGTTCCTCTTCTTGCCTGCAAGGGAAGGTCTCAAGTAGCGTCACCTCATCCAAAGCTTGATTTTACTCTGACCTGGCtaggggaagcccaggtggagCAAAGCCTTCCCGGCCTAGGTACCAGTGGAGGATGGCTCCTCCACCTGGTGCCTCAGCCAGGAACACCAGGCACACCACTCCTTGTCCCTATTACAGATTAGAGACAACAGcaggggtttctctctctcttgcagccaCTAGGGACAGGGCCCAAAGGAAGCCCAAGCCTCCGCAGGCTGGACAGAGAGCCTCCATGGACCGTATTAGGACCACGGACCCATGTACTCCTTCTCTTCAGGTATCCTGCTGAAAACTAGCAGACGCCTGTACTCACACCAAGAGTGAGTGTGGCTTCATTCATTCCCTGCTCACCTGAGTTCCAGCTGTTTACGCTTCTGCACCTCCTGGTTGTGCAGTTCCTCCATTCGCCTCAGTTCCTCCTGGCGCCTCATTAAGTCTGGAAGAAACATCAGTAGGTTGACAGGTTAGTGTCCCTATATGACCTGCTCTGCGCAAGCAGCCAGAGACGGTCACCAATCAGCCACGTGTGGCTCATTGGTATGATTGCAGTTCTCACCTTGCCTCATGAGCATGACCTGATGCTCGTGACGAGCTGCCTCCATCTCCATCTCTAGCTTCTCCCGTGCCTCTTTGATGTTGCGGTCTACCTGCTCTTGTTGCTGTTTCTCCATCTCAATCAGGGCCTTCCAACGCATTGCATACTCATACTCAAAGGAACCAGGCTGTGCAAAACGGGGAGGCTGCTCACGCTCCCTGTAGGGGAAGGCGAAAAAAACCAGTCACTTAGAGAACGTCGGCCAGTTAGCAAGAGTCCCAGGATTGGGATGAAGGTAGAATGCATTGCATTTTGAGTAAAGCAACTTGCCCCATGCACATCTTAATTATGGAGAACTATGGAACATATCTGTACAGTAAGTTACTCAATTTATTTTACACACTCACTTTGCTCAATCAAACCCCCTACAGACATGTGGCTGTCTGTAGAAACTCAGGCGCTGGGCCAAGCAGGTTTCCAAGAACATTTTTCCCCCACTAAGAGGGTAccaccttttcttctttccaCTTAGCACTTACTTGTGATATTGCTGGTTTTTGATGACCAGTTTCTCTGGCAGCCCCTCCTCATCGTCGTACTGATCCATGGGCTCCACTGTCACAGGCCGAGGGAACCTGACAGAGAAAAAGCAAGCACAAGTTACCAAAGCTCTTTCCTTGAAAGTGGACATTGCTGTTCTTGGGCCCCATGAGTGCTCACAGGAGAAACACAATGATCAAAGATCAGGAACAATAAGCAGCATAGGGCACACCCTGAGATCCGTCTGTGGCCACCACTCCATGCTGTCTTTAATCCAGTCTTGCAAATAATGCTTGAGAACATGGCTGCCTATTTCCACCAGCACTGATTGCCTCGGGCCCAACAGCTTCAGGTCCAGGCAAGTAGAGGCAGCAATCAGCTCCTTGCGCAACTGATCCAGGCATACGAGCAAAGGTATTGTGTGAACTGCGGTAGTCTTAAAGAGCCAATAGCCCTATAATAGCAGAGCACGAAATGCACAGGCCACAGGGTGCTATGCGTATTTCTGGCTTTGCCAGCCCTGCTCACCACAGGCAATGACAACTCACCATCGGTGACAAGCAAAACAGCAATGCTCCTCTATTTAGCTCTGTGGACGCAGGCAGAGAAAATCACTTAAGAGTCCCCACCACTGAATAAAAGCCCTCTTCATCGCCCTCTGGCTGCCCACCCCCATTCCCAAGGCAAAGACTCCTCACCCACCAAACTTACGTAGTCAGCAAGAAGGATCCCTCACTACATCTGTCCAGGGCTTTCCTAGCAGCAGGCT is a genomic window containing:
- the NONO gene encoding non-POU domain-containing octamer-binding protein isoform X2 — translated: MQGNKGFAMEKQNHTPRKQQQHQHHQQQQQQQHQQQSSPANGQQANNQNEGLTIDLKNFRKPGEKTFTQRSRLFVGNLPPDITEEEMRKLFEKYGKAGEVFIHKDKGFGFIRLETRTLAEIAKVELDNMPLRGKQLRVRFACHSASLTVRNLPQFVSNELLEEAFLMFGQVERAVVIVDDRGRPSGKGIVEFSGKPAARKALDRCSEGSFLLTTFPRPVTVEPMDQYDDEEGLPEKLVIKNQQYHKEREQPPRFAQPGSFEYEYAMRWKALIEMEKQQQEQVDRNIKEAREKLEMEMEAARHEHQVMLMRQDLMRRQEELRRMEELHNQEVQKRKQLELRQEEERRRREEEMRRQQEEMMRRQQEGFKGAYPDAREPPDMRMGQMGMGGAIGMNNRGTMGGTSVPAGPPPATGPGPMIPDGAMGMTPPPPTDRFGQGTAMEGLGTMGGSTPGFNRGGAPGGDFGPNKRRRY
- the NONO gene encoding non-POU domain-containing octamer-binding protein isoform X1, giving the protein MQGNKGFAMEKQNHTPRKQQQHQHHQQQQQQQHQQQSSPANGQQANNQKRFCTLFPSDEGLTIDLKNFRKPGEKTFTQRSRLFVGNLPPDITEEEMRKLFEKYGKAGEVFIHKDKGFGFIRLETRTLAEIAKVELDNMPLRGKQLRVRFACHSASLTVRNLPQFVSNELLEEAFLMFGQVERAVVIVDDRGRPSGKGIVEFSGKPAARKALDRCSEGSFLLTTFPRPVTVEPMDQYDDEEGLPEKLVIKNQQYHKEREQPPRFAQPGSFEYEYAMRWKALIEMEKQQQEQVDRNIKEAREKLEMEMEAARHEHQVMLMRQDLMRRQEELRRMEELHNQEVQKRKQLELRQEEERRRREEEMRRQQEEMMRRQQEGFKGAYPDAREPPDMRMGQMGMGGAIGMNNRGTMGGTSVPAGPPPATGPGPMIPDGAMGMTPPPPTDRFGQGTAMEGLGTMGGSTPGFNRGGAPGGDFGPNKRRRY